In Hermetia illucens chromosome 1, iHerIll2.2.curated.20191125, whole genome shotgun sequence, one genomic interval encodes:
- the LOC119651576 gene encoding bis(5'-nucleosyl)-tetraphosphatase [asymmetrical], translating into MEGRLYRAAGIVIFRRLAGQIQYLLLQASYGDHHWTPPKGFLDPGEDDFSAAVRETTEEAGYLEHDLRIFKDVNKTLEYEVRGKLKTVIYWLAELIDPQKPPTLSDEHQDYKWLPKDEAKVLAKYKLMADLIDCFEEKIQDQQK; encoded by the exons ATGGAAGGGCGGCTTTATCGTGCGGCTGGGATCGTCATATTCCGGCGACTTGCCGGACAAATCCAGTACCTACTGCTCCAAGCTTCTTATGGTGATCATCATTGGACACCGCCTAAGGGATTTCTTGACCCCGGCGAGGATGATTTTTCGGCAGCCGTTCGAGAGACTACTGAAGAGGCAGG gtaCCTTGAACACGATCTTAGAATATTTAAAGACGTGAACAAAACGCTAGAGTATGAAGTTAGGGGTAAACTTAAAACGGTTATCTATTGGTTGGCCGAATTGATTGATCCACAAAAGCCGCCCACTTTATCCGATGAACATCAAGATTATAAATGGTTGCCGAAAGACGAAGCAAAAGTGCTTGCTAAGTACAAGCTGATGGCGGATCTTATCGATTGTTTTGAGGAGAAGATTCAGGATCAACAAAAATAA